A single window of Ignavibacteriota bacterium DNA harbors:
- a CDS encoding biopolymer transporter ExbD: MKFETKEKPLSAFNFSSLTDIVFLLLIFFLLSSQFVIQTGVKVKLPASKMNEQSMPTKLIVSITEEKEVYVGSEKTDLSSLALKLGNLMQDITENNLVIRADKSVDIDLVIQVIDAAKAVGIEKFTIETEKQSF, from the coding sequence ATGAAATTTGAAACAAAAGAAAAACCATTAAGTGCATTCAACTTTTCATCGTTGACGGATATTGTATTTCTATTGTTGATTTTCTTTTTGCTTTCTTCGCAATTTGTAATTCAAACCGGAGTAAAAGTAAAATTGCCGGCATCTAAAATGAACGAACAAAGTATGCCCACAAAACTAATTGTATCCATTACTGAAGAGAAAGAAGTATATGTTGGTAGTGAAAAAACAGATTTGTCATCACTTGCGTTAAAATTAGGCAATTTGATGCAGGATATAACGGAAAATAATTTAGTAATCCGTGCGGATAAATCAGTTGATATTGATCTTGTTATTCAAGTAATAGACGCGGCTAAAGCAGTTGGAATAGAAAAATTTACAATTGAAACCGAGAAGCAGTCATTTTGA
- a CDS encoding HDIG domain-containing protein, translating to MERNRELCLKLLKEYTKNESLLKHAYSVEVCVKEYAKKFNEDVEFWGNAALLHDFDYEKYPTMDDHPFQGEKILKEKGFSESFRRAIMSHADHAGLKRETLLEKTLFACDELSGFITAVTLVRPNKNIEEVEVSSVKKKMKDKAFAKAVSREDIIKGAEDLNIPLDEHILFCINAMKSIKNDLGL from the coding sequence ATGGAGCGAAATCGTGAATTATGTTTAAAGTTGTTAAAAGAATATACTAAAAACGAAAGTTTGCTTAAACACGCATATTCGGTGGAAGTCTGCGTAAAGGAATATGCTAAAAAGTTCAATGAAGACGTTGAGTTTTGGGGAAACGCGGCGCTTTTACACGATTTCGATTATGAAAAATACCCAACAATGGATGACCATCCATTTCAAGGTGAAAAAATTCTAAAAGAAAAAGGATTTTCAGAAAGCTTTAGACGAGCAATAATGTCTCATGCTGATCATGCTGGTTTAAAACGTGAAACTTTACTCGAAAAAACGCTATTTGCGTGTGATGAGTTATCGGGATTTATAACGGCTGTAACTTTAGTTAGACCAAATAAAAATATTGAAGAAGTTGAAGTGAGTTCAGTTAAAAAGAAAATGAAAGATAAGGCTTTTGCAAAAGCTGTAAGTAGAGAAGACATAATAAAAGGCGCAGAAGACCTTAATATCCCCCTGGATGAGCACATATTATTCTGTATAAACGCAATGAAGAGTATTAAAAATGATTTAGGTCTTTAA
- a CDS encoding DUF2085 domain-containing protein produces MQFKNQNSINLILFLIILLWCIGIFSEYLINIFPTIFYVFPFLKYNYSIVCHTQPEKLINYFGFHTLVCARCTGIYIGSLISIILVILGFKKNVSTKTLIYFSLPLFLDVFFTSFSFYQYLPFIAFVSGLLLGSVGFSYIHKQILVLFSKEKE; encoded by the coding sequence TTGCAATTTAAAAACCAAAATTCAATAAATCTAATTTTATTCCTTATAATTTTACTTTGGTGTATTGGAATTTTTTCTGAATATTTAATAAATATATTTCCAACAATTTTTTATGTTTTTCCATTTTTAAAATATAACTATTCGATTGTTTGTCATACACAACCGGAAAAGCTTATAAATTATTTTGGATTTCACACGTTGGTTTGCGCAAGATGTACTGGGATTTACATCGGATCTTTAATAAGCATAATTTTAGTAATTCTTGGTTTTAAAAAGAACGTTTCAACAAAAACTTTAATATATTTTTCATTACCGTTGTTTCTTGATGTATTTTTTACTTCATTTAGCTTTTATCAATACTTGCCTTTTATCGCATTTGTGAGCGGCTTACTTTTAGGTTCAGTCGGATTTTCATATATTCACAAACAAATTTTAGTTTTATTCAGTAAAGAAAAGGAATAA
- the porU gene encoding type IX secretion system sortase PorU: MYKYFAIGFLFFSAFVSAQKDFTVLSSTSSSITIEYSPIFIDTSLTKLNSEQFRNAILLNGSYSGNAEGMPEIPNRIFTLGVPQELGNNVRVISSDYKILHGNLKPIPNFDKNNGITDFIYNKSDDYINYKQPDLIEFGDYGKIRDAQVQDIKINPVLFDPVASEIKFYTKVVFQLTYAPNTNKSRNNISEFAADILINKDAAKLWGDQKSLSKISAQNSVLAEGEWYKFEAPEEGIYKIDKSYLSELGVPVNSIDPRTIKIYNNGGYSLPSVVTTNRPVDLVENAIYVSGEGDGSFGDNDYILFYGRGVDFWEFNDISDKITRNKNYYSNKNYYWITYGGSSGKRMTTQSNSSSQYDFVQNSTIAYQFRDLDKQNLMGMGLLFVEDNYNSSSKTKTYTNTLNELNSDSTINYTFQFVNGAKQQNSLTIDENSTRVYSKLIPGAATSDQEYRYGNLKRDFFSYKGSLPNNQSILKFTFTPSVLSDKGHLDYFEIEYYKNLTATDNSLIFFSKLVDGNIQYQGNNFSGSDFKILNISNYSNPKIVNADINGGSFTFTNSENSAYSSKYIAVHSGKYKIPNKGEKETNTNLRGEQLGANYIIISPLIFKEQAERLKNYRSIEAQFPISSKTVYVEDIYKEFSGGSLDPTAIRDFLKYAYENWQIKPEYILLFGDGDYDYLNIEGIGKNFIPTYQQLESLFEIYSFPYDDYYSRISGNDKKADLGIGRLSATNLSEAKIVVDKIIDYETNLDYGLWRNRITLLADDGLAGYNSSKGSIQDDGSLHTGQSESLSKLKIPKSFDRKKIYLSNFQTINTGLGRRKPTCNTEIINAINNGTLIFNYFGHGSPDLWAHEQVFERAVSIPQLKNRELFFLTAATCDFGKYDDPNLQSATEEMILMENAGMIGGISADRPVYSSNNYQLAVSFYSHMLYTTDSLGLPIRIGNAFYRLKNENFDSNDEKYHLFCDPALRLNIPKLPLKITSVNGSNLTQTINISALSSVNISGKVFNVDSTSEGFDGEGIITVFDSKRTIHLEDINYDMEDQGGVIFRGRVSVNNGDFSTSFIVPKDISYENKNGKIVAYFFNDEFDGIGYTDNITIGGTDTTNVNDGKGPEIKILYDDEQGNSYLVNPNFKLHIKLFDETGLNTTGTGIGHKLEAVLNNDEQNSIDLTNYFIGDLNSGGKSGEVIYNFSSLQPGEYSIKVNAWDVFNNFSSEENNFTVVDGNKLVIREVYNYPNPFSSNTYFTFQHNLSNAVNVKIKIYTVAGRAIKEINASNVEDKFVKLEWDGKDDDNNKIGNGTYLYKLIVESIDGKYNENILGKMAVIR; encoded by the coding sequence GTGTACAAATACTTTGCAATAGGGTTCCTATTTTTTTCTGCATTTGTTTCCGCACAAAAAGACTTTACGGTTTTATCTTCTACATCAAGCTCTATTACCATTGAATATTCTCCGATTTTTATTGATACATCACTAACTAAATTAAATTCTGAACAGTTTAGAAATGCAATTTTATTAAATGGCTCATATTCAGGAAATGCCGAAGGAATGCCGGAAATTCCAAATAGAATTTTTACTTTGGGAGTTCCACAAGAACTTGGTAATAATGTAAGAGTAATCAGTTCGGATTATAAAATTCTTCATGGGAATTTAAAACCAATTCCGAATTTTGATAAAAATAATGGAATTACGGATTTCATTTATAATAAATCTGATGATTACATAAATTATAAACAGCCCGATTTAATTGAGTTTGGTGATTATGGAAAAATTAGAGATGCGCAAGTTCAGGATATAAAAATCAATCCGGTTCTTTTTGATCCTGTTGCTTCGGAAATTAAATTTTATACAAAAGTTGTTTTCCAATTAACTTATGCGCCGAATACCAATAAAAGTAGAAATAATATTTCTGAATTTGCCGCAGATATTCTAATAAATAAAGATGCCGCAAAATTATGGGGTGACCAAAAAAGTTTAAGTAAAATTTCAGCTCAAAATTCTGTTTTAGCCGAAGGCGAATGGTATAAATTTGAGGCACCCGAAGAAGGAATTTATAAAATTGATAAATCTTATCTTTCCGAACTTGGTGTTCCTGTAAATTCAATTGATCCAAGAACTATTAAAATATATAATAACGGCGGTTACAGTCTGCCAAGTGTTGTAACTACAAATAGACCCGTAGATTTGGTTGAAAACGCTATTTACGTAAGTGGAGAAGGTGACGGCAGTTTTGGTGACAATGATTATATCTTATTTTACGGAAGAGGTGTTGATTTTTGGGAATTCAACGATATCTCCGATAAAATAACAAGAAATAAAAATTATTACTCCAATAAAAATTATTATTGGATTACATACGGCGGAAGTTCGGGTAAAAGAATGACAACGCAGAGTAATTCTTCTAGCCAGTATGATTTTGTACAAAATTCTACAATCGCATACCAATTTAGAGATTTGGATAAACAAAATTTAATGGGTATGGGACTTCTATTTGTAGAAGATAATTATAATTCAAGCAGTAAAACTAAAACTTATACTAACACATTAAATGAACTGAATTCAGACAGCACAATAAATTATACTTTCCAATTTGTAAATGGTGCAAAACAGCAAAATTCTCTAACAATAGATGAAAATTCGACTAGAGTTTATTCAAAATTAATTCCCGGTGCAGCAACATCGGATCAAGAATACAGATATGGAAATTTGAAAAGAGATTTTTTCAGTTATAAAGGTAGTTTGCCAAACAATCAATCAATTTTGAAATTTACATTTACTCCTTCTGTACTTTCTGATAAAGGTCACTTGGACTACTTTGAAATAGAATATTATAAAAATCTAACGGCGACTGATAATAGTCTAATATTTTTTTCAAAGTTAGTTGATGGAAATATTCAATATCAGGGAAATAATTTCAGCGGAAGTGATTTTAAAATTTTAAACATCAGTAATTATTCAAACCCGAAAATTGTTAATGCCGATATAAATGGCGGAAGTTTTACATTTACTAATTCGGAAAATTCTGCTTATAGTTCAAAATATATTGCGGTTCATTCCGGAAAATATAAAATACCAAACAAAGGTGAAAAAGAAACAAATACTAATTTAAGAGGCGAACAGTTAGGCGCAAATTATATTATTATTTCTCCGTTGATATTTAAAGAACAAGCAGAAAGATTAAAAAATTACCGATCAATTGAAGCTCAGTTTCCAATAAGTTCTAAAACAGTTTATGTAGAAGATATTTATAAGGAATTTTCTGGCGGATCTCTAGATCCAACCGCCATAAGAGATTTTTTAAAATATGCTTATGAAAATTGGCAAATAAAACCTGAGTATATTTTGCTTTTTGGCGATGGTGATTATGATTATTTAAATATTGAAGGAATAGGCAAAAATTTTATTCCGACTTATCAACAGCTTGAATCCCTCTTTGAGATTTACTCATTTCCGTATGATGATTATTATTCTCGTATTTCGGGGAATGATAAAAAAGCAGATTTGGGAATTGGCAGATTGAGCGCTACGAATTTAAGTGAAGCAAAAATTGTTGTCGATAAAATTATTGATTACGAAACTAATCTTGATTATGGCTTATGGCGAAATAGAATTACCTTATTGGCGGATGATGGTTTGGCCGGATATAACTCTAGTAAAGGCAGCATTCAAGATGACGGTTCATTGCATACCGGTCAATCTGAAAGTCTTTCAAAATTAAAAATTCCTAAGAGTTTTGATAGAAAAAAAATATACTTGTCAAATTTCCAAACTATTAATACTGGTCTTGGAAGAAGAAAACCGACGTGTAATACAGAGATCATTAATGCAATAAATAACGGGACATTAATCTTTAATTATTTCGGTCACGGAAGTCCGGATCTTTGGGCGCACGAGCAAGTTTTTGAAAGGGCTGTATCAATTCCGCAATTGAAGAATAGAGAACTATTTTTCCTTACCGCAGCTACATGCGATTTTGGAAAATATGATGACCCTAATTTACAGAGCGCAACTGAAGAAATGATTCTCATGGAAAATGCCGGAATGATTGGTGGAATTTCTGCAGACAGACCCGTTTACTCAAGTAATAATTATCAGCTAGCGGTTTCATTTTATTCACACATGTTATATACAACAGATTCCCTTGGTTTGCCTATAAGAATCGGGAATGCTTTTTACAGATTAAAAAATGAAAATTTTGATTCAAATGATGAGAAATATCATCTCTTCTGTGATCCTGCATTGAGGTTGAATATTCCCAAACTGCCGCTTAAAATTACTTCGGTAAATGGTTCTAACTTGACTCAAACAATAAACATTTCTGCTTTAAGTTCGGTAAATATATCTGGAAAAGTCTTTAATGTTGATTCAACTTCAGAAGGTTTTGACGGCGAAGGAATTATAACGGTTTTTGATTCAAAAAGAACAATACATCTTGAAGATATTAATTATGATATGGAAGATCAGGGGGGCGTTATTTTTAGAGGCAGAGTATCAGTAAATAACGGTGATTTTTCCACTAGCTTTATTGTTCCTAAAGATATTTCTTACGAAAATAAAAACGGAAAAATTGTCGCATATTTTTTTAACGATGAGTTTGACGGAATCGGTTATACAGATAATATAACTATTGGCGGGACTGATACAACAAATGTAAATGATGGAAAAGGTCCTGAAATTAAAATACTTTATGATGACGAACAAGGAAATTCTTATTTAGTAAATCCTAATTTTAAATTACACATAAAATTATTTGATGAAACGGGACTGAATACAACCGGCACGGGAATTGGGCATAAGCTTGAGGCAGTTTTAAATAATGACGAGCAAAATTCAATTGATCTAACAAATTATTTTATTGGTGATTTGAATTCAGGCGGCAAATCAGGCGAAGTAATTTATAATTTTTCATCATTGCAACCTGGTGAATACAGCATTAAAGTTAATGCTTGGGACGTTTTTAATAATTTCTCATCAGAAGAAAATAATTTTACCGTTGTTGACGGAAATAAATTAGTTATTAGAGAAGTATACAATTATCCCAATCCTTTTAGTTCAAACACATATTTTACTTTTCAGCATAATTTAAGTAATGCAGTTAATGTTAAAATTAAAATTTATACGGTTGCCGGAAGAGCAATTAAAGAAATTAATGCGTCGAATGTGGAAGACAAATTTGTGAAATTGGAGTGGGACGGAAAAGACGATGACAACAATAAAATCGGTAACGGTACTTATCTTTATAAACTGATAGTTGAAAGTATAGATGGTAAGTATAATGAGAATATTCTTGGAAAAATGGCGGTTATTAGGTAA
- a CDS encoding NHL repeat-containing protein codes for MKILLAIFVIPSIIISQSLQFVNDFGNFENATSFDIDLSQNFYISDDRTNNIIKIDSNGNQLNSIGGYGWEPSTFDEPIDIVTNTLSLYVADKNNHRIQRFDKDLNFLSEYSGTNSNNEIMFGYPICINISNIGDLYILDSDNNKILKFNLNGEFLQEIGGNDAGIVAINNPKSFAIDNSNNIIVLDEAYIKVFDQYGNDLFYFKTNGIVNKLKFSSGLLIFLNENEIKLFDLINRKMISEFSNLPNFDKDKIVDAEIVADNLFVLTQNRILKYFIIK; via the coding sequence ATGAAAATTCTTTTAGCAATATTCGTTATACCATCCATTATTATTTCACAATCTTTACAGTTTGTAAACGATTTCGGAAATTTTGAAAATGCGACTTCATTTGATATCGATTTATCTCAAAACTTTTACATTTCAGATGATAGAACAAATAATATAATTAAAATTGATTCTAATGGAAACCAACTTAACAGCATTGGTGGTTACGGCTGGGAACCTTCTACTTTCGATGAACCAATTGATATTGTTACAAATACGCTCAGTTTGTACGTTGCGGATAAAAATAATCACAGAATTCAGCGTTTTGATAAAGATCTTAATTTCCTATCGGAATATTCGGGAACAAATTCCAATAATGAAATTATGTTTGGTTATCCCATCTGTATTAACATTTCCAATATCGGTGATTTATACATTTTGGATTCTGATAATAATAAAATTCTAAAATTTAATTTAAACGGAGAATTTCTGCAGGAAATTGGCGGAAATGATGCCGGAATTGTTGCAATAAATAATCCCAAAAGTTTTGCAATTGATAATTCCAACAATATAATTGTTTTGGATGAAGCTTATATAAAAGTATTCGATCAATATGGGAATGATCTTTTTTACTTTAAGACAAACGGCATTGTAAATAAACTAAAATTCAGTTCGGGCTTACTGATTTTCTTAAATGAAAATGAAATTAAATTATTTGATCTAATTAATAGAAAAATGATAAGCGAATTTTCTAATCTTCCTAATTTTGACAAAGATAAAATTGTCGATGCTGAAATTGTAGCGGATAATTTATTCGTACTTACGCAAAACCGAATTTTAAAATATTTCATCATAAAATAG
- the nth gene encoding endonuclease III, whose protein sequence is MLNESKRINKIFEILKKEYPNTKPKLEFTNPLELLIATILSAQCTDARVNIVTKDLFKNYKTAEEFAAADQNELEKLIFSTGFYKQKTKSIINCCKILVEKYNSKVPDKFDELIKLPGVGRKTASVVSGHAFQIPAIAVDTHVNRISNLLGIVNSKNPEIIEMKLKELLPKEDWINSTHWFINHGRKICVANRPKCENCVVEKYCVSSKLKRG, encoded by the coding sequence ATGCTTAACGAATCTAAGAGAATAAATAAAATATTTGAGATATTAAAAAAAGAATATCCAAATACTAAACCGAAGCTAGAATTTACCAATCCTTTGGAATTGCTAATAGCGACAATTTTAAGCGCGCAATGCACGGATGCAAGAGTTAATATCGTAACAAAAGATCTATTTAAAAATTATAAAACTGCGGAAGAATTTGCCGCCGCAGATCAAAATGAATTGGAAAAATTGATTTTTTCAACTGGATTTTATAAACAAAAGACAAAAAGTATAATAAATTGCTGCAAAATATTGGTAGAAAAATACAATTCAAAAGTGCCAGATAAATTTGATGAATTGATTAAACTTCCCGGCGTTGGAAGAAAAACCGCTTCAGTTGTTTCCGGACACGCATTTCAAATTCCGGCAATTGCGGTTGATACTCACGTAAATAGAATTTCAAATTTATTGGGAATTGTAAATTCTAAAAATCCGGAAATTATTGAAATGAAGCTTAAGGAACTTTTACCGAAAGAAGATTGGATAAATTCTACTCACTGGTTTATTAACCATGGAAGAAAAATATGTGTCGCGAACAGACCAAAATGTGAAAATTGCGTTGTTGAAAAATACTGCGTTAGTTCAAAATTAAAAAGAGGATGA
- a CDS encoding MotA/TolQ/ExbB proton channel family protein: MSILSMLSKGGWLMIPLFISSVIAVGIIIERYIVIKKSKLNVPAFLVKIRGMLIKEDISGAISYCIEEKSPAANIIKSGLKKYHLGHERVKESIENAGRQEVAKLEKGLSMVATISGIAPLLGFLGTVTGMIQAFMRIQDLQGSANPSDLAGGIWEALITTAVGLAIGIVALAFYNYLTTGISKLIRDMEVVSNDVLDIIEETSRGNKVIQEDIEIEL; this comes from the coding sequence ATGTCAATTTTATCAATGCTTTCAAAAGGCGGATGGCTGATGATTCCGTTATTCATTAGCTCGGTTATAGCCGTAGGAATTATTATTGAAAGATATATTGTTATTAAAAAATCAAAACTAAATGTACCGGCATTTTTGGTCAAGATAAGAGGAATGCTAATTAAAGAAGATATTTCAGGTGCAATCAGTTATTGCATTGAAGAAAAATCGCCTGCGGCCAATATAATTAAAAGCGGTTTGAAAAAATATCATTTAGGTCATGAAAGAGTAAAAGAATCAATAGAAAACGCAGGAAGACAAGAAGTGGCAAAATTAGAAAAAGGTCTTTCTATGGTTGCTACAATTTCAGGAATTGCGCCATTATTAGGGTTTTTGGGAACGGTTACCGGAATGATTCAAGCGTTTATGAGGATTCAAGATTTACAAGGTTCCGCAAACCCAAGTGATTTAGCAGGCGGTATTTGGGAAGCTCTTATTACAACCGCTGTTGGTTTGGCAATTGGTATTGTTGCGCTGGCTTTCTATAATTATCTTACAACCGGCATAAGCAAATTAATTCGTGATATGGAAGTAGTTTCCAACGATGTTCTTGATATTATTGAAGAAACAAGCCGAGGAAATAAAGTTATTCAAGAAGATATTGAAATAGAATTATAG
- a CDS encoding energy transducer TonB gives MKKRNYPYLMSVAFHLILLLILFLIKINLEPEEEEFVTIGFGSIGNLSSAGVLAENPTQEKQTKEPEEQKEIKKEEVKEVELPKVVNPDETNDVVIGSDKKKSDKVTKPEEVEPIETVEEEAGNGKDETGEGNANFGFEIDFGGKGKRKIYSYSLPPYPEGVSKEIDVKLRFTILSDGSVGKILPLIKADTKLELAAINSLRQWRFEPLPERAKNVEQTAVIIFPFRLR, from the coding sequence TTGAAAAAAAGAAATTATCCATATTTAATGTCTGTAGCCTTTCATCTAATTCTGTTATTGATTTTGTTTTTAATAAAAATCAATCTTGAACCGGAAGAAGAGGAGTTTGTAACCATTGGATTTGGCTCTATAGGTAATTTAAGTTCGGCAGGAGTTTTGGCTGAGAATCCTACTCAGGAGAAACAAACCAAAGAACCCGAAGAACAAAAAGAAATTAAAAAAGAAGAAGTTAAAGAAGTTGAATTGCCAAAGGTTGTTAATCCCGATGAAACTAATGACGTTGTTATAGGTTCTGATAAAAAGAAAAGTGATAAAGTTACCAAACCAGAGGAAGTTGAGCCGATTGAGACCGTAGAAGAAGAAGCGGGAAACGGTAAAGATGAAACGGGAGAAGGTAACGCTAATTTTGGATTTGAAATAGACTTTGGAGGAAAAGGGAAAAGAAAGATTTATAGTTATTCGCTTCCGCCTTATCCGGAAGGTGTTTCAAAAGAAATAGATGTTAAATTGAGATTTACAATTTTATCAGATGGAAGTGTAGGCAAAATCTTACCACTCATCAAAGCGGATACAAAGCTTGAATTGGCAGCAATAAATTCATTAAGGCAGTGGCGCTTTGAACCTTTACCGGAAAGAGCAAAAAATGTTGAACAAACCGCGGTTATTATTTTCCCTTTCCGCTTGAGATAG
- a CDS encoding PorV/PorQ family protein has product MKKSLIILAFLPMLIFFTNEINAQGEAAVPFLLLAPDSRAGGVGESGGGLADNSAAIFWNPAGIAFLTGAEASITHSKWLPQFGLDDLFYDYLTYRQYVEEVDGSITSSITFMNYGTFIRTGEDSPTPLGEFRSFDAALTLGYATKLHADWGLGLNFRVIHSRLSDKPTAQEKGEGVSTTISFDIATMWRPADLTLPLIGNIGNKFSLGMNLSNIGPKIYYIDQSQADPIPTNFRLGLAFRLMEDEFNSLTLTTDVSKLLVDRADSASQRKEFYEAIFTSWFDDDFKTELRDLVTSLGLEYWYGDEDFKFALRTGFFYEDPSYGNRKFVTIGAGIRYDLYGFDFSYITTDLFKDGEQHPLSDTLRFTLSIGWGATTASIGKGFPRGI; this is encoded by the coding sequence ATGAAAAAATCATTAATAATATTGGCGTTTTTGCCAATGTTAATCTTTTTTACAAATGAAATTAATGCTCAAGGAGAAGCGGCAGTTCCGTTTCTATTGCTTGCACCGGATTCCAGAGCTGGCGGCGTTGGTGAATCAGGCGGCGGACTTGCAGATAATTCTGCGGCTATCTTTTGGAACCCCGCAGGAATTGCGTTTTTAACCGGCGCAGAAGCGAGCATTACTCATAGTAAATGGCTTCCTCAATTTGGATTGGATGATTTATTTTATGACTATTTAACTTACAGACAATACGTTGAAGAAGTTGACGGTAGTATCACTTCTAGTATTACATTTATGAATTACGGAACTTTCATTAGAACCGGCGAAGATTCTCCAACTCCTCTCGGCGAATTCAGATCATTTGATGCAGCATTGACTTTAGGATATGCTACAAAGCTTCATGCTGATTGGGGATTAGGATTGAATTTTAGAGTAATTCACAGCCGTCTTTCAGATAAACCAACAGCGCAGGAAAAAGGTGAAGGAGTATCAACAACAATAAGTTTTGATATTGCAACAATGTGGCGTCCCGCAGATCTTACATTACCGCTCATTGGCAATATTGGAAATAAATTCAGTTTGGGAATGAACTTAAGCAATATTGGTCCAAAAATTTATTATATCGATCAATCGCAGGCAGACCCTATTCCAACAAACTTTAGACTTGGTTTAGCTTTTAGATTGATGGAAGACGAATTTAATTCATTAACATTAACTACAGATGTAAGTAAACTTTTAGTTGATAGAGCCGATAGCGCTTCACAGAGAAAAGAATTTTACGAAGCTATTTTTACTTCTTGGTTTGATGATGACTTTAAAACAGAATTAAGAGATTTAGTAACTTCGCTTGGATTAGAATATTGGTACGGTGACGAAGATTTTAAATTTGCTTTAAGAACCGGTTTCTTTTATGAAGATCCAAGTTATGGAAACAGAAAATTTGTGACAATCGGTGCCGGAATCCGTTATGATCTTTATGGTTTTGATTTCAGTTATATAACTACAGATTTATTTAAAGATGGTGAACAACATCCGCTTTCGGATACCTTAAGATTTACGTTATCAATCGGATGGGGCGCAACTACTGCAAGCATTGGAAAAGGATTTCCCCGAGGTATATAA